One part of the Phycisphaeraceae bacterium genome encodes these proteins:
- a CDS encoding DUF190 domain-containing protein — protein MTTVEMDLLRVVVDESDSHKGQPVWEAVLHAARSQGLAGATVLRGVAGFGVHSRIHTSKILRLSEDLPMVVEMVDTPEKIEAFLPSLAAVGEGSLITIEKVRVVRR, from the coding sequence GTGACAACCGTCGAGATGGACCTGCTCCGCGTCGTCGTTGACGAGAGCGACTCGCACAAGGGTCAGCCCGTGTGGGAGGCCGTCCTGCACGCGGCCAGAAGCCAGGGCCTGGCGGGCGCCACGGTCCTGAGGGGCGTCGCCGGCTTCGGCGTTCACTCGCGCATCCACACCTCCAAGATCCTCCGCCTGTCGGAGGATCTTCCCATGGTGGTCGAAATGGTCGATACGCCCGAAAAGATCGAGGCCTTCCTGCCGAGCCTCGCGGCGGTCGGTGAGGGGAGCCTGATCACGATCGAGAAGGTACGGGTTGTCCGGCGGTAG
- a CDS encoding NAD(P)H-hydrate epimerase — translation MARTEDSADSPRRRGMPGRMRRSDSQPFPTRVYSRSELREIDLACVRDYEIPSVLLMENAAIGLAGVAQLAARSADGFLVVCGRGNNGGDGLAAARHLHNAGREVAVLLLAPHEEYRGDAAIQLRVASRMGLDMVRGDAGPLAEAFGRFLNRLPRSGLVVIDAVLGTGLDRPVSGRLAEAIACVNALKRGGAIIVAADVPSGLDADTGRPLAEGERSDRAVQADITVTFVGWKRGFLTPEAQEFLGTVVVCGIGAPRELTERLGEPLDSPDRPGDEANPGRGSGNSRDGPRR, via the coding sequence ATGGCTCGGACGGAGGATAGCGCCGATAGCCCGCGCCGCCGCGGCATGCCCGGTCGGATGCGGCGTTCGGATTCACAGCCATTCCCAACCAGGGTGTACTCGCGCAGCGAACTCCGCGAGATCGATTTGGCGTGTGTGCGTGACTACGAGATTCCGTCTGTCCTGCTCATGGAGAATGCCGCGATCGGCCTTGCCGGTGTCGCGCAGCTTGCGGCCCGCAGCGCGGACGGGTTTCTCGTGGTGTGCGGCAGGGGCAACAACGGGGGGGACGGGCTGGCGGCGGCCCGCCACCTTCACAACGCCGGCCGGGAGGTGGCAGTACTGCTTCTCGCCCCCCATGAGGAGTACCGCGGCGACGCGGCCATTCAGCTTCGAGTTGCGAGCCGCATGGGCCTGGACATGGTGAGGGGCGATGCCGGCCCCCTTGCTGAGGCGTTTGGTCGCTTCTTGAACCGACTGCCACGCTCAGGACTCGTTGTGATCGACGCCGTGCTGGGGACCGGTCTTGATCGCCCGGTCTCGGGGCGTCTGGCGGAGGCAATCGCGTGCGTCAATGCGTTGAAGCGAGGCGGCGCGATCATCGTTGCGGCGGACGTCCCATCCGGTCTCGATGCGGACACCGGGAGGCCACTCGCCGAGGGAGAGCGATCAGACCGGGCGGTGCAGGCCGACATCACAGTCACGTTCGTGGGTTGGAAACGGGGCTTCCTGACCCCGGAAGCGCAGGAGTTCCTGGGCACCGTGGTCGTGTGCGGTATAGGGGCTCCGCGTGAGTTGACGGAGAGGCTTGGCGAGCCCCTCGATTCCCCGGATCGCCCGGGCGACGAGGCGAACCCGGGACGAGGCTCCGGGAACAGCCGCGACGGTCCGCGGCGTTGA
- a CDS encoding HAD family hydrolase, with product MSGARPRVGLVVFDLGGVIVRICRSWAEACQAAGVPVRGTEDFGTPEMVAARRELAGAYQMGRIQTDEFFPRIAAATGGHYTAEEVRRVHDAWTLDEYPGVGELIIALKRAGVPTGVLSNTNHAHWVRLAPPAHEPATEYPTPRMVDHLHASHLLGLAKPDRIIYEEFERRVRAAGWTGRTDQIVFFDDLVENIDAARQSGWDGEVIDHLGDTAAQMVGHLARRGVVL from the coding sequence ATGAGCGGAGCGAGGCCGCGCGTCGGGCTGGTGGTGTTCGATCTGGGCGGTGTCATCGTCAGGATCTGTCGGTCATGGGCCGAGGCGTGCCAGGCCGCGGGGGTTCCGGTTCGCGGCACAGAGGACTTTGGAACTCCCGAGATGGTTGCCGCCCGGCGGGAGCTGGCTGGGGCGTACCAGATGGGGAGGATCCAGACGGACGAGTTCTTTCCGCGGATCGCCGCGGCGACCGGCGGTCACTACACGGCCGAGGAGGTCCGGCGCGTGCACGATGCGTGGACGCTTGACGAGTACCCCGGGGTGGGCGAACTGATCATCGCCCTGAAGCGGGCCGGGGTGCCGACCGGGGTGCTGTCCAACACGAACCACGCCCACTGGGTGCGGCTCGCCCCGCCCGCGCACGAGCCCGCGACGGAGTATCCGACACCTCGGATGGTTGATCACCTGCACGCAAGCCACCTGCTCGGCCTCGCCAAGCCGGACCGGATCATTTACGAGGAGTTCGAGCGGAGAGTACGGGCGGCCGGCTGGACCGGACGCACCGACCAGATCGTGTTCTTTGACGATCTCGTCGAGAACATCGATGCAGCCAGGCAGTCGGGGTGGGACGGGGAGGTGATCGATCACCTGGGCGACACAGCCGCGCAGATGGTCGGGCACCTGGCGCGGCGGGGCGTTGTCCTGTAG
- a CDS encoding NUDIX domain-containing protein, with protein sequence MSTTDQPPLPYKIACLCDLRDRDGRILLLRRKKAPNLGLCSPIGGKLDMATGESPAQCAQREILEEAGIEVPIERLHLAGLISEASYEGAGHWLLFYYRVVGPVWVEPVDMREGRLDWFRPDEIDSLPLPETDRKIIWPLVREGEQAGAAGRPAFFAVHIDCTEQGGAAAMRWAVEQRG encoded by the coding sequence ATGAGCACGACCGATCAGCCGCCGCTTCCGTACAAGATTGCCTGCCTCTGCGACCTTCGCGACCGTGACGGGCGGATCCTGCTGCTCCGCCGCAAGAAGGCGCCGAACCTCGGTCTCTGCTCGCCGATCGGCGGCAAGCTCGACATGGCGACGGGGGAGTCGCCCGCGCAGTGCGCCCAGCGGGAGATCCTGGAGGAGGCCGGTATCGAGGTGCCGATCGAGCGGCTGCACCTTGCAGGCCTGATCTCGGAGGCGTCGTACGAGGGGGCAGGCCACTGGCTTTTGTTCTACTACCGGGTTGTGGGCCCGGTCTGGGTCGAGCCGGTCGATATGCGCGAAGGGCGTCTGGACTGGTTTCGGCCCGACGAGATCGACTCGCTGCCGCTGCCCGAGACGGATCGCAAGATCATCTGGCCGCTCGTGCGGGAGGGAGAGCAAGCGGGTGCGGCGGGACGCCCGGCGTTCTTTGCGGTGCACATCGATTGCACGGAGCAGGGCGGCGCGGCTGCGATGCGATGGGCGGTGGAGCAGCGCGGCTAG
- the crcB gene encoding fluoride efflux transporter CrcB, which produces MEKATMLTLLGLSGAAGTLARYGLAGVVQARSESFPWGTLSVNVLGCFLFGIVWALAGESDRMALSPTTRVLILSGFLGGFTTFSAFGFETAQLMRDSQWALAWANVAANNILGIALFLAGLALGRWL; this is translated from the coding sequence GTGGAAAAGGCGACGATGCTCACCCTGCTCGGCCTCTCGGGGGCCGCCGGAACCCTTGCCCGATATGGGCTTGCCGGGGTGGTCCAGGCCCGCTCCGAGTCGTTTCCCTGGGGCACGTTGTCGGTCAACGTCCTGGGGTGCTTCCTGTTCGGCATCGTGTGGGCCCTCGCAGGTGAGAGCGACCGCATGGCCCTCTCCCCCACGACGAGGGTGTTGATCCTGTCCGGCTTCCTGGGCGGGTTTACCACGTTCTCCGCGTTCGGGTTCGAGACCGCCCAACTGATGCGCGATTCGCAGTGGGCGCTGGCGTGGGCCAACGTCGCCGCCAACAACATCCTCGGAATCGCCCTGTTCCTTGCCGGTCTCGCTCTCGGACGCTGGCTCTAG
- a CDS encoding bifunctional nuclease family protein: MAVRMELSRILIKELADYQLIELREVAPSEDGDGKPTFSQVEGGRSFPIVIGLPEAQAIERRLKGVPIKRPQTHDLLMGIIEQLGAKLESITINDLTDHTFFAILTVRDKSGKVLQIDSRPSDAIALGIASNVPIFVEEHVLDAAQNDEE; this comes from the coding sequence ATGGCCGTACGTATGGAGCTCTCGAGGATCCTCATCAAGGAACTGGCGGACTATCAACTGATCGAGCTGCGAGAGGTTGCGCCGTCCGAGGACGGGGACGGCAAGCCCACGTTCTCGCAGGTTGAGGGGGGGCGGAGTTTCCCGATCGTGATCGGTCTGCCGGAGGCCCAGGCGATCGAGCGGCGGCTCAAGGGAGTGCCAATCAAGCGTCCGCAGACCCACGACTTGCTCATGGGCATCATCGAGCAACTCGGGGCCAAGCTCGAATCGATCACCATCAACGACCTGACCGACCACACATTCTTTGCGATCCTGACGGTCCGAGACAAGTCGGGCAAGGTGCTCCAGATCGACTCTCGCCCGAGCGACGCGATCGCCCTGGGTATTGCCAGCAACGTGCCGATCTTTGTCGAGGAGCACGTTCTCGACGCGGCGCAGAACGATGAAGAGTGA
- a CDS encoding ATP-dependent Clp protease proteolytic subunit, whose product MKSRQGTGTGIQIRRALAAAVALWFSLLPGGAISWGQQGGTTPTPAAVPAARFAKRVVVIPITREIDGIMARSVERRIREAEESGADGMVFDLNTPGGDIKAMLAICSAIKRSKIQNSVAWVNPAAYSAGAIIAMSCREIVISDSAAMGDAAPIQSILFFLNELRETERQKMLGPILIEVIDSARRRGYDERLVQGFVSRGVDLWLVENIKTGKRLFVGHDEYKLIMGQDPPTSSPRVPAASGAVPYRDQLAQENEGVDQEAPGPLPGLQDERAYKPAIPGLPRQVVKEVTDMQQAESQRPVLSETDRGEWRLVEFVSDGNGLLTLRNSELLRYGLASQEVKGEEDLRAFFGSPELVRLDESWSEQLVVPLNNIVVKGILLVIFLVALFIEMTHPGAILPGAIAACALAGIVAPALFADMATWWTVAAVLVGILLIGLEMFVIPGFGVAGVVGLLMLFAGLLGTFTASEGLFPDTARGQSQLLHGATTLIVSLVTAGIIMFFLGKHLPSLPIIRHLVLSERFSSQPDDGAISDGLLAAMGPEGGIAIGTEGTAVTPLRPAGRVQIGDQILDVVADIGFIPSGAKVRITSTGPFRTTVEWMDQRTAGRTEPRGGAGESGGTPA is encoded by the coding sequence TTGAAGAGTCGACAGGGAACGGGGACCGGGATTCAGATCAGGCGGGCGCTTGCCGCGGCCGTGGCGCTGTGGTTCTCGCTGCTGCCGGGGGGGGCGATCTCGTGGGGCCAGCAGGGAGGGACGACCCCGACCCCCGCGGCCGTGCCCGCCGCGAGGTTTGCGAAGCGTGTCGTGGTCATCCCCATCACCCGCGAGATCGACGGGATCATGGCTCGCAGCGTGGAACGGCGCATCCGGGAGGCCGAGGAGAGCGGCGCTGACGGGATGGTCTTTGACCTGAACACCCCCGGCGGCGACATCAAGGCGATGCTGGCGATCTGCTCCGCGATCAAGCGGTCGAAGATCCAGAACTCCGTGGCGTGGGTGAACCCCGCGGCGTACTCGGCGGGTGCGATCATCGCGATGTCGTGCCGCGAGATCGTCATCTCGGATTCCGCCGCCATGGGCGACGCGGCTCCGATCCAGTCGATCTTGTTCTTTCTCAACGAACTCCGCGAGACCGAGCGGCAGAAGATGCTGGGCCCGATCCTGATCGAGGTGATCGACTCGGCCCGCAGGAGGGGGTACGACGAACGCCTGGTCCAGGGGTTTGTCAGCCGCGGCGTGGATCTGTGGCTGGTTGAGAACATCAAGACCGGAAAACGGCTCTTCGTGGGGCACGACGAGTACAAGCTCATCATGGGACAGGATCCGCCGACCTCGTCGCCGCGTGTTCCGGCGGCGTCGGGTGCGGTGCCCTACCGCGACCAGCTTGCCCAGGAGAACGAAGGGGTCGACCAGGAGGCCCCCGGCCCGCTCCCCGGGCTCCAGGACGAGCGGGCGTACAAGCCTGCGATCCCGGGCCTTCCTCGCCAGGTGGTGAAGGAAGTGACCGACATGCAGCAGGCCGAGTCACAGCGACCAGTGCTGAGCGAGACCGACCGCGGCGAGTGGAGGCTCGTGGAGTTCGTTTCCGACGGCAACGGCCTGCTCACGCTGCGCAACAGCGAGCTGCTCCGATATGGCCTTGCTTCTCAGGAGGTCAAGGGAGAAGAGGATCTCCGCGCGTTCTTCGGCTCTCCCGAGCTGGTGCGGCTGGATGAGTCATGGTCCGAGCAGCTCGTGGTGCCGCTGAACAACATCGTCGTCAAGGGCATCCTGCTGGTCATTTTCCTGGTGGCACTCTTCATCGAGATGACCCACCCCGGCGCGATCCTCCCCGGCGCCATCGCCGCGTGCGCCCTGGCTGGGATCGTCGCCCCGGCATTGTTTGCCGACATGGCAACGTGGTGGACCGTCGCGGCGGTGCTGGTGGGAATCCTGCTGATCGGGCTGGAGATGTTCGTGATCCCCGGCTTTGGAGTGGCGGGGGTGGTCGGACTCCTAATGCTCTTCGCCGGTCTGCTCGGCACGTTCACGGCGAGCGAGGGGCTGTTCCCGGATACCGCCCGGGGACAGTCGCAGCTGCTCCATGGGGCGACGACGCTCATCGTGTCGCTGGTGACAGCGGGCATCATCATGTTCTTCCTGGGGAAGCACCTGCCGAGCCTGCCGATCATCCGCCACCTCGTACTGAGCGAGCGGTTCTCGTCGCAGCCGGATGACGGCGCTATTTCCGACGGGTTGCTGGCGGCGATGGGCCCGGAAGGGGGGATCGCCATCGGAACCGAGGGTACCGCCGTGACGCCGCTGCGACCGGCCGGGCGGGTGCAGATCGGAGACCAGATCCTGGACGTCGTGGCCGACATCGGCTTCATCCCGTCTGGAGCCAAGGTGCGCATCACCTCGACCGGACCCTTCCGAACGACCGTCGAATGGATGGACCAGCGAACGGCCGGAAGGACCGAGCCCAGGGGCGGGGCGGGTGAGAGCGGAGGCACGCCGGCATGA
- the truD gene encoding tRNA pseudouridine(13) synthase TruD codes for MTLPEFSPSAQAKVYLTAEVPPVGGVLRARPEDFVVDELPAYEPTGSGEHIMLLVEKRGLATSDLIGALAKHFGVRRESIGYAGLKDKQAVTRQHVTVHVPGKSAADFPAFEHPSITVLWAEMHANKIRRGHLAGNHFVIRVRGVDPGLVVRAFASMRLLAAQGVPNRTGIQRFGALANNHLVGRAAILGEYRHALDVMLGPDDAAVRLALEARQLYAQRRYDEARHAWPRRYGAERRALASLAKGTGPKRAFESIETLQRTFFFTAFQSAVFNSVLDRRIADGTLGRLVPGDIAFKHDNGAAFAVDAAVAADPETVRRVARLEISPSGPMWGPGLMRATGEVGAVEERALGDAGVSPEAIDAYAEGDEHLEGSRRPLRVPLRHPDIESGVDDHGSYIKCVFELPRGAFATVVMDEIMKPKPAQAGSDHAVDEDMENEE; via the coding sequence GTGACCCTCCCCGAGTTCAGCCCGAGTGCCCAGGCGAAGGTTTACCTGACGGCCGAAGTGCCGCCGGTCGGTGGCGTGCTCCGCGCGCGCCCGGAGGACTTCGTCGTCGACGAGTTGCCGGCGTACGAGCCCACCGGTTCGGGCGAGCACATCATGCTCCTGGTTGAGAAACGGGGCCTTGCGACCTCCGACCTGATCGGCGCTCTCGCAAAGCACTTTGGCGTGCGGCGCGAGTCCATCGGGTACGCCGGGCTCAAGGACAAGCAGGCGGTCACGCGCCAGCATGTCACCGTGCACGTTCCCGGGAAGTCGGCGGCGGACTTTCCCGCGTTCGAGCACCCGTCCATCACCGTGTTGTGGGCGGAGATGCACGCCAACAAGATCCGGAGGGGGCACCTCGCGGGCAACCACTTCGTGATTCGAGTTCGCGGTGTCGACCCGGGCTTGGTCGTGCGGGCGTTCGCATCGATGAGGCTGCTCGCCGCGCAGGGCGTGCCCAACCGGACCGGTATCCAGCGGTTCGGCGCCCTGGCCAACAACCACCTCGTCGGACGCGCGGCGATCCTCGGCGAGTACCGGCACGCGCTGGACGTGATGCTTGGTCCGGATGACGCGGCGGTGCGGCTGGCGCTCGAGGCGAGGCAGCTGTACGCACAGCGGCGGTACGACGAGGCCCGCCATGCCTGGCCGCGCCGTTACGGCGCGGAGCGGCGTGCCCTGGCCTCGCTCGCGAAGGGGACCGGACCCAAGCGGGCGTTCGAGTCCATCGAGACCCTGCAGCGGACGTTCTTCTTCACCGCGTTCCAGTCGGCCGTCTTCAACTCGGTGCTCGACCGCCGCATCGCCGATGGGACACTCGGCAGGCTGGTGCCGGGAGACATCGCGTTCAAGCACGATAATGGCGCGGCCTTCGCTGTCGACGCCGCTGTCGCCGCGGATCCTGAGACGGTTCGCCGTGTCGCGCGGCTGGAGATCTCTCCATCCGGGCCGATGTGGGGACCGGGTTTGATGCGCGCGACAGGGGAGGTCGGCGCGGTGGAGGAGCGTGCGCTGGGCGATGCGGGTGTTTCGCCCGAAGCGATCGATGCCTATGCAGAGGGAGACGAGCACCTGGAGGGATCTCGGCGCCCCCTGCGGGTGCCGCTGCGGCACCCCGACATCGAGAGCGGCGTCGACGACCACGGGTCGTACATCAAGTGCGTCTTTGAACTGCCGCGCGGCGCCTTTGCTACCGTGGTCATGGACGAGATCATGAAGCCGAAACCGGCCCAGGCGGGCTCGGACCACGCGGTCGACGAGGATATGGAGAACGAGGAATGA
- a CDS encoding redoxin family protein has product MLHWLLATLSLLVATIPQSAPPAAETERPRLSVGDKAPPLTVGAWAKGDPLKSLEPGRVYLVDFWATWCVPCVQQIPHLTEVQRRHADQGLTVVGVSSTDAKGIEDVAPFVEMMGEKMGYTVAVDRDRATHDAWMTAAGQISIPMAFLVDREGLIAWMGNPGYPQKDFERTLESVLAGTFDTRGAAEKAKRVEALFRQASEAWREERHDEALGLLDQIVGIDPPRHSAVAMLKFNSLLTQLGDSERAYAYAAVLVDTTYLNDPDTLATIARAILDRPDASPRGCEIALRAASRSNELSGNMVSKTLDLLAAAQFQAGDVESAVATQTRALASASESDQLTFYQRLERYRLRLQK; this is encoded by the coding sequence ATGCTCCACTGGCTCCTGGCCACGCTGTCACTCTTAGTCGCGACCATTCCGCAGTCCGCTCCGCCAGCGGCCGAAACCGAGCGTCCGAGGTTGTCGGTAGGCGACAAAGCGCCCCCGCTGACCGTGGGAGCCTGGGCAAAGGGAGACCCGTTGAAGTCTTTGGAGCCGGGCCGCGTGTATCTCGTGGACTTTTGGGCCACCTGGTGTGTGCCGTGTGTCCAGCAGATTCCGCACCTGACGGAGGTGCAGCGCCGACACGCGGACCAGGGTTTGACGGTCGTCGGAGTGTCGAGCACCGACGCCAAGGGGATCGAAGATGTGGCGCCATTCGTCGAGATGATGGGGGAGAAGATGGGGTACACGGTGGCCGTTGACCGTGATCGAGCGACCCACGACGCCTGGATGACGGCCGCTGGCCAGATCTCCATTCCGATGGCGTTCCTGGTTGACCGTGAGGGCCTGATCGCCTGGATGGGGAACCCTGGCTACCCACAGAAGGACTTCGAACGGACGCTCGAATCCGTTCTCGCCGGCACCTTCGACACGCGAGGAGCCGCGGAGAAGGCGAAGCGAGTCGAGGCGTTGTTCCGGCAGGCCAGCGAGGCGTGGCGGGAGGAACGGCACGACGAGGCCCTCGGGCTGCTGGACCAGATCGTCGGCATCGACCCGCCGCGGCACTCCGCGGTCGCGATGCTGAAGTTCAACAGCCTGCTGACCCAGCTCGGCGATTCGGAGCGGGCGTACGCCTATGCCGCGGTGCTGGTGGACACGACCTACCTCAATGACCCGGACACGCTGGCCACGATTGCTCGGGCCATTCTGGACCGGCCGGATGCATCGCCTCGTGGGTGCGAGATCGCCCTTCGTGCCGCGAGCCGCTCCAACGAACTCTCGGGCAACATGGTCTCGAAGACCCTGGACCTCCTGGCGGCGGCGCAGTTTCAAGCGGGGGACGTGGAGTCGGCTGTCGCGACCCAGACTCGGGCGCTCGCTTCGGCTTCGGAGAGCGACCAACTCACGTTCTACCAGCGGCTCGAGAGGTACCGGCTTCGGCTGCAGAAGTAG
- the floA gene encoding flotillin-like protein FloA (flotillin-like protein involved in membrane lipid rafts): MLPAATTLAQAGGGSTSKWVLFVIMAVVALFALIMVFVIGQFFKLYIQAFLSGAKVSFVELVGMRLRNVDLRTIVLSRIRAAKAGLDISTNKLETHYLAGGNVPKVISSMIAAKGASIPLDWGTATAIDLAGRDIFDAVNTSVNPKVIDCPSLSGPRATIDAVARDGIQLKVKARVTVRTNIKQLVGGATEETVIARVGQGIVSTIGSAHDHKSVLENPDDITKRVMEQGLDAGTAFEILSIDIADIDVGDNIGAKLQTAQAEANKQMAQAEAEKRRALAVATEQEFKAEEQKNRATVVLAEAEIPKAMAEAFRVGNMGILDYYRMRNVQADTAMRSSIAGDSAGPGSR; this comes from the coding sequence ATGCTCCCAGCGGCGACGACGTTGGCCCAGGCCGGCGGCGGCAGCACGTCGAAGTGGGTGCTGTTCGTAATCATGGCTGTGGTGGCGCTGTTCGCGCTGATCATGGTGTTCGTGATCGGTCAGTTTTTCAAGCTCTACATCCAGGCCTTCCTGTCGGGGGCGAAGGTCTCGTTTGTTGAGCTTGTCGGGATGCGGCTGCGAAACGTCGACCTGCGGACCATTGTTCTTTCGCGTATCCGCGCCGCCAAGGCCGGGCTGGACATCTCGACCAACAAGCTCGAGACCCACTATCTGGCCGGCGGCAACGTGCCGAAGGTGATCAGTTCGATGATCGCCGCCAAGGGCGCCAGCATCCCGCTGGACTGGGGCACGGCCACGGCGATCGACCTGGCCGGCCGGGACATCTTCGATGCGGTGAACACGTCGGTGAACCCGAAGGTGATCGATTGCCCGTCGCTCTCCGGGCCGCGGGCGACGATCGATGCGGTTGCGCGCGACGGGATCCAGCTCAAGGTCAAGGCCCGGGTGACGGTGAGGACGAACATCAAGCAGCTCGTCGGCGGCGCCACGGAGGAGACGGTGATCGCCCGCGTCGGGCAGGGCATCGTCTCCACGATCGGCTCGGCGCACGACCACAAGTCGGTGCTCGAGAACCCCGACGACATCACCAAGCGGGTGATGGAGCAGGGGCTCGACGCGGGGACGGCGTTCGAGATTCTCTCGATCGACATCGCGGACATCGACGTCGGAGACAACATCGGCGCGAAGCTCCAGACCGCTCAGGCCGAGGCCAACAAGCAGATGGCCCAGGCCGAAGCGGAGAAGCGCCGCGCGCTCGCCGTCGCGACGGAGCAGGAGTTCAAGGCTGAGGAGCAGAAGAACCGGGCAACCGTCGTGCTGGCAGAGGCCGAGATTCCCAAGGCGATGGCCGAGGCATTCCGCGTCGGCAACATGGGCATCCTGGACTACTACCGCATGAGAAACGTCCAGGCGGATACCGCGATGCGGTCCTCCATCGCGGGCGATTCGGCCGGCCCGGGCAGCCGCTAG
- a CDS encoding glycosyltransferase, giving the protein MPTPIQALLVVLIVPSGLVFLYWAVVAFYALKYHMIPGRSRIPTARDGLSLPEAAAGADSPTVCVIVPAHNEQEIVGDLARSLARQDYPALRVVFALDRCTDDTKGEVEAGISSIPARSPPIEWELLDITSCPPDWAGKVNAMWTAVNQSRLARDADLLLFADADTTFDPGCVRATAALLENRRLDMLTLLSTLSADRWFERFVQPATALELVRQYPMHKANRPAESRRAFANGQFILCRREPYLRIRGHEAVKFEMFEDVRLAQHIAREGLSAGVFLADGMLRCRMYADWAEFQRGWNRIFSESCNRKPARLRTSAMRSRVIGAIGPVMAVATLALAAALFSNGERSALVLTALVTSAAALIAIMFTLSRVYAASGAPLWLAVTFPFAAWMTGSILRQTAEDLENRKPVIWAGREYVREAR; this is encoded by the coding sequence ATGCCCACGCCGATCCAAGCCCTGCTCGTCGTGCTCATCGTTCCGTCAGGACTGGTGTTCTTGTACTGGGCTGTGGTGGCGTTCTACGCCCTGAAGTACCACATGATCCCCGGGCGGTCCCGCATCCCCACCGCTCGCGACGGCCTGAGTCTCCCCGAGGCCGCGGCGGGCGCCGACTCGCCCACCGTCTGCGTGATCGTCCCGGCCCACAACGAGCAGGAGATTGTCGGCGATCTGGCCCGCTCGTTGGCCCGCCAGGACTACCCGGCCCTCCGCGTGGTCTTCGCCCTCGATCGGTGCACCGACGATACGAAGGGGGAGGTCGAAGCGGGCATCTCCAGCATCCCGGCTCGGAGCCCGCCCATCGAGTGGGAACTGCTGGACATCACCTCGTGCCCGCCCGACTGGGCCGGCAAGGTGAACGCCATGTGGACCGCCGTGAACCAGTCCCGGCTCGCGCGCGATGCGGACCTGCTGCTCTTCGCCGACGCCGACACGACGTTTGACCCGGGATGCGTGCGGGCGACCGCGGCGCTCCTTGAGAACCGCCGTCTCGACATGCTGACGCTCCTGAGCACGCTCTCGGCGGACCGCTGGTTCGAGCGGTTCGTGCAGCCGGCGACCGCGCTCGAACTCGTCCGGCAGTACCCGATGCACAAGGCCAATCGACCCGCCGAATCGCGCCGGGCGTTTGCGAACGGTCAGTTCATCCTGTGCCGCCGCGAGCCGTACCTGCGGATCCGCGGGCATGAGGCCGTGAAGTTCGAGATGTTCGAGGACGTCCGGCTCGCGCAGCACATCGCCCGCGAGGGGCTCAGCGCCGGGGTGTTCCTCGCCGACGGCATGCTCCGCTGCCGGATGTACGCCGACTGGGCGGAGTTCCAGCGCGGCTGGAACCGGATCTTCTCGGAGTCGTGCAACCGCAAGCCCGCGCGCCTGCGGACCTCCGCCATGCGGTCCCGCGTCATTGGCGCGATCGGCCCGGTGATGGCGGTGGCCACGCTCGCGCTGGCGGCGGCGCTGTTCTCGAACGGTGAACGATCCGCTCTTGTCCTGACCGCCCTGGTCACCAGCGCCGCCGCGCTCATCGCGATCATGTTCACCCTTTCGCGGGTATACGCGGCCAGCGGCGCCCCGCTCTGGCTGGCGGTCACCTTCCCGTTTGCAGCGTGGATGACCGGCTCGATCCTCCGGCAGACAGCCGAGGATCTCGAGAATCGCAAGCCCGTGATCTGGGCCGGGCGGGAGTACGTCCGCGAAGCGCGGTAG